The DNA region GATGATGCCTTTCGGTGCCGGGCGACCGATGTACCCCGGATAGTCGGGTACACGCTGAGGATGCGGCAGCCTGCAGGTGGAGTTCTTCGTGGCGACCGTTTTATAGATAGATGTGTGCGTTCGGCGACACAAACACGCAATGTTCAGCCCGTCTTGAGCTGAACTTTCATATTATGTCCACACATAAGTAGAATTGTCTACATATCTCATGACAGATTTATAACACTAAAATCTATCCCCTCCATTTTAAAATGTAGGATAttttagttttattttaagtcAACCCTTTTCTATTGTGactacttttttaaaaaaaactataTTAATATCTATAATACCAAATAAACGAACTTTCAAGACATTTCATAATGGATTTAGGCTGTGTTTGGTTCAATTTTCTGAACCTGCTTCTGCTTTCAGAAAGCAGAAGCTGAACCAAAGAGGTTCAGCTTTTCTGCAGCTGCTTTGAAAAAGCTGCTTTCCTGTAGTACAAATTTGAAAAAGCAGAAGCTGAACCAAAGAGGTTCAGCTTTTCTGCAGCTGCTTTGAAAAAGCTGCTTTCCTGTAGTACAAATTTGAAAGCAGGTTATACCCTGCTTTTGCAGCTTTTTCGAATTTGTGAAAACTACGCACCTACTATTGGTCACGTATATACCCTTTcaattcttttttatatataagaaaataaagattttTTCATATATacgaaaataaaaataaaaaagaataaaaaaattaactccaaatatttttatatatataaaaataaagatttAAAGGAAAAATAATTTGGTCATCATAAAGTCAATTTGCATAAAGACAATATATAACTTTTTCACAGTCGACAGCTCACAGCAGTTTGAACCAAACGACTTTCAACTTTTTCACAGCAGCcatctcacagcagctttttcacagcagacatctaacagcagctttttcacagctcacagctgaaccaaacacgCCCTTAATGGCTTATCTGATTTTGCAGATGTCAATCAAAATAAGAAAACTTTGACTCAAAAACAAAAGTAAAAAGGTAAAAAAGTTTTACAATTTTGAAACGAATGGAGTATCAAATCTTTGCCCCTTGGACCCAACAACTCATATCGACTTGTGTCAATCATATATAAGCTCCCTTTAAGTCATAACCTCCAAAATCTGGACTCCTGGTTCTTTCACAAGTTTGGCAAAGATGCAACTTGTGGTAAAAGAGGTACCAGACCAAACCATCTCCTAGAGACTGGTGCTCTTAAATCATGCACGAGCATGCAATAAACATAAAAGTGTCTACATTTGGAACAAAAAATACTTGATTCCTCTTTACCAATTTGAAGTATTACAAATCCCTCCCCTTAATACATGTTAATTCCAACTCTGGGAAAGCAAAGGGTGCAGATGTTACATCGGTATTTGCCTGTACTGAAGGTAAGTTCTAAACAAGGATGCTCACATCAAAAACTCATGTAACTACTGCCTCCTGAAAGGGAAAGTGCCACGGTCAGCTATAAACAAGAGGAAGTAGCTAGGGGCGGTGACTGAAAGTCTGAAGCCACCTCCTCCTAACTACTAGTGGTCAGATTTGCTGTTATTTTTCCTCGCTGTCCTATGATGTATAACCCACTGGGGTTAAAGTTTAACTAACCCCTCTGTTGGTCAAAATCAACTAACCCACCAACACTGGTTGCTAGAACCATCCACGCAATCTGGACTCAAATGACCTCCGAGGCCTATTAGAGTTCCTGCTGTACCTTGTCTTAGCTAATCCACTATCACTAACACTACCACCCACAACATGATCATGAGCTTCTGAAAATTCCTCTGACCATGGTTCTAGGGGAATAAGATGACTGTCATCCTTTGCCTTCTTCTTTTGCTTCTCAAGCTGCTTGACATTTTCAGAGATTTGATGAATTGTCTTGTTAATCTTCGTAAAACTCCGCTCCATAGGCTCCACAACATGGGAAACTGTATATTTGACATCATCAACCATCTGAAAAGTTGCACCATAAACAAATTAGTTGACAGTTAACATGGATAGAATGTTAGAATGTCTGGCAAAAGCAACTTGAGTATCAGAAGCATACGATTTCGCCGCTCCCCAACACAACATCACGAACGCTCTGAGGAAAACTCAACCGCCTGTCTTTGGTACCAGGAGGGGTTTGCAAGACTGTTAAGCTGTCAATCCCTCCTCCGACTTCTTCAGGATCTGGAGCTCCCAGAGAGGCATAATCAGACATGACAGCAACATTTGGAACACTTCTTTCACCACGTCTGTAAGGTTTTGCTGGAAATACTTTTAAATGAACCACGGCCGCAACCCCCATCTGTTACTCAAGAGAAAGTGTGTTATGGGTATGGACTTGAACACAAAATTTCTTAACTAATGAaagaaaataaaagtatatgagCATCAAGAGTAAAAATATCAGTGATGAACATTAGTTGATGACACATGTGCCAAAAATGTTTGTGCTACCATGACAAGAGTGGCGCATGTCTACTTGCAACAAAACAAATTCCAACAATATTGAGACACAAAACTGTCAGTCTACAATCCATTCTTTCATAATGAGCATGCACAGCATAAAGGAAAGTTGTGGAAACTAAATTTACAGGAAAGGTTTGTTGATATGAATAGATGCGCCAAAATTTTAATAGCTGCACAGCACAGATAGTATAAGTAAGGATTGCAGCCTAATATAGAGTAACAAAATATTGAGATATCAGAGAATTCAAGATAATGCTTAGTGTAAGCATACAGAGAAACATACAGAAATTACACAAAAATGTAAGCATGCCAATTTGATATATAGTTTACTAATAGATAGATATAACTTCCTTAGAAAACGAAGAATGAAATGGCCTCTAGCAAGAAAAGGTAACACAAATGTTTTGCATTGTAGGGATAAGTGAACTAACCAAAAATGGGCATAATCAAAACCATGACAGTGGACAACAAAAATGGCAGATAAAACACACCTCAAGGCATATAATGTAATCCTGGATACGTGTTTGCAGTCTTTGTGCCAAATGTCCTTTAAAAAGCCCAGTTGAGAAAAGAAATGCAACAGCAACACCTTGCCACCAGGTCAAAAATACAATAGATTTGAAAGTAAGAAACTTAGACAGGGGCTTGATAGGTTCCAGCTTCTCCTTGGTAGCAGTATAGAACTGTATAAGGCAATATAATGCCCATGTCTGGCTGAAATTTAGTACAACAGCCAAATATGGATATCTgcaaatgaatcaataaaaatCATGAGGATGCATAACTGGAAATCAAGGTCATCGGGTACAGAATTTTGATAATTTTAAGCATGATGAATTGACTAGGTATTGATGAAATATACAAGGATCAGTAATGTTATGTAAAATTCCATAATAAAGTATTCAAAAGAACAATGGAATTGATTCATACCCATATTTCCATGCAAACTTTCCTTCTCCATAGATTCCCAGAAGTTGCATgaatattgccaagacagcacaAATAGGCTTAAGGATCATCTAGAGATAGGAAACCACATAATCGATCAGAACAGGTA from Panicum hallii strain FIL2 chromosome 9, PHallii_v3.1, whole genome shotgun sequence includes:
- the LOC112876744 gene encoding protein LAZ1 homolog 1 — encoded protein: MALKNVIRFILVLTHVSSCLARSGNMFSPGFVSASKALPSWPILSAGTSVTVALVLSLFLTFEHLCAYHQPEEQKFMIGLILMVPVYAVQSFFSLLNSNVAFICELMRDCYEAFAMYCFERYLIACLGGEESTIRFMEGRLQISESSPLLDVDYDYGIVKHPFPLNCFMRNWYLGPDFYHAVKIGIVQYMILKPICAVLAIFMQLLGIYGEGKFAWKYGYPYLAVVLNFSQTWALYCLIQFYTATKEKLEPIKPLSKFLTFKSIVFLTWWQGVAVAFLFSTGLFKGHLAQRLQTRIQDYIICLEMGVAAVVHLKVFPAKPYRRGERSVPNVAVMSDYASLGAPDPEEVGGGIDSLTVLQTPPGTKDRRLSFPQSVRDVVLGSGEIMVDDVKYTVSHVVEPMERSFTKINKTIHQISENVKQLEKQKKKAKDDSHLIPLEPWSEEFSEAHDHVVGGSVSDSGLAKTRYSRNSNRPRRSFESRLRGWF